One Pyxicephalus adspersus chromosome 3, UCB_Pads_2.0, whole genome shotgun sequence genomic window carries:
- the LOC140325354 gene encoding tripartite motif-containing protein 14-like — MAYESCEHLYIDVEDYIPNVVRPPNPSNIPSSSWERPMVTCNYCIYSVRPAVKTCLLCEASLCQQHLQVHSQSPEHVMSIPLNFVGRLRNFKCSIHNEAKQYYCLKDNVCICKSCSMAGKHKGHQVELLDEAMERRMKDLRKLLEIMTSKKSRIDKRVQRLVQQREEVQDRATVVTQRVAVLFNDVRRQLDELERKLVQEISAEKARITGPFAHLIHQLQMQQQELSQSIAKMEDHINLSDPLTILTETNGMECLEPKHGENLIYDMEDMDEGLISAMFHRSFNEIMETIKTSQGSSDLLLDVETAANDVYLSGDKKTVSWSKINQRRQKQATRFKNLQVLSTRSFTFGRHYWEVQSSESGEWIMGVSYPSVERKGAQSVFGSNNKSWCLAWKDKKLSVVHDHKAKHFLNLFPCHKVGIYLDYEGGRLSFYKLDDPIRHLHTFTANFSEPLLAAFSVQRGWLRIKT, encoded by the coding sequence ATGGCGTACGAATCCTGCGAGCATTTATACATCGATGTGGAGGACTATATTCCCAATGTGGTGAGACCGCCCAATCCGTCCAATATTCCCAGCTCATCATGGGAACGTCCAATGGTCACCTGCAACTATTGCATCTACTCTGTCAGACCGGCCGTGAAAACTTGTCTGCTGTGCGAAGCCTCCTTGTGCCAGCAACATCTCCAGGTCCACAGCCAGTCACCAGAACACGTCATGAGCATCCCGCTCAACTTTGTGGGGAGATTGAGGAACTTCAAATGCTCAATTCACAACGAGGCCAAGCAATACTACTGCTTGAAAGACAATGTCTGTATCTGCAAGTCCTGCTCCATGGCTGGGAAGCACAAAGGTCACCAGGTGGAGTTACTGGATGAGGCAATGGAGAGGAGGATGAAAGATCTGAGGAAGCTTCTGGAGATAATGACCTCCAAGAAAAGCAGAATAGACAAGAGAGTGCAGAGGCTTGTGCAGCAGAGAGAGGAGGTGCAGGATAGGGCCACTGTGGTCACACAGAGGGTTGCTGTCTTGTTTAATGACGTCCGGAGACAATTGGATGAGTTAGAGAGGAAATTGGTGCAAGAGATTTCAGCAGAAAAAGCGAGAATCACTGGCCCGTTCGCTCATCTCATCCATCAGCTCCAAATGCAGCAACAGGAACTTTCCCAGAGCATAGCCAAGATGGAGGATCACATCAACCTGTCCGACCCATTGACAATCCTGACCGAAACCAATGGAATGGAATGTTTGGAACctaaacacggagagaacctgatCTACGACATGGAGGACATGGACGAAGGTCTGATCTCTGCCATGTTCCACAGATCCTTTAATGAGATCATGGAGACAATCAAGACATCTCAAGGCTCCTCAGATCTCCTCCTGGATGTAGAAACGGCCGCCAATGACGTCTACCTCTCCGGTGATAAAAAAACCGTCTCCTGGTCCAAGATCAATCAACGCCGACAGAAACAAGCCACCAGGTTCAAGAACCTCCAGGTCCTCAGCACCAGGTCCTTCACCTTCGGGCGCCATTACTGGGAAGTGCAGAGCAGCGAGTCGGGGGAGTGGATTATGGGGGTGAGTTACCCCAGTGTGGAAAGAAAGGGGGCGCAGTCGGTGTTTGGAAGCAACAACAAATCTTGGTGCTTGGCCTGGAAAGACAAAAAACTCTCCGTGGTGCATGACCACAAAGCCAAACATTTCCTCAATCTCTTCCCCTGCCACAAGGTGGGGATATACCTGGATTACGAGGGGGGTAGGTTGTCCTTTTACAAACTCGATGACCCCATCAGACACTTACATACTTTTACAGCCAACTTCAGTGAGCCGCTCCTTGCTGCGTTCTCCGTTCAGCGCGGCTGGCTGAGAATTAAAACTTAA